A genomic region of Methylobacterium durans contains the following coding sequences:
- a CDS encoding nicotinate-nucleotide adenylyltransferase, with amino-acid sequence MRIGLYGGSFNPAHEGHRHVCLTALRRLRLDRIWWLVTPGNPLKDRGDLAPLDERAARARAVARDPRITVTTVEAEIGSRFTRDTLRFLVGRRPGIRFVWIMGADSLATFHRWKGFGDIAALVPIAVIDRPGFTLAAPCARAASVLGRYRVPERDAPRLASMIPPAWIYLHGPRSDLSSTAIRRTAGVNAP; translated from the coding sequence CTGCGGATCGGGCTCTACGGCGGTTCCTTCAACCCGGCGCACGAGGGTCACCGCCACGTCTGTCTCACAGCTCTACGACGGCTCCGGCTCGACCGGATCTGGTGGCTGGTCACCCCGGGAAACCCATTGAAGGATCGGGGCGACCTCGCGCCGCTCGATGAGAGGGCTGCGCGGGCGCGGGCTGTGGCGCGCGATCCGCGGATCACCGTGACCACGGTCGAGGCAGAGATCGGATCCCGCTTCACGCGCGACACGCTGCGGTTCCTCGTCGGACGCCGCCCCGGAATCCGCTTCGTCTGGATCATGGGCGCCGACAGCCTCGCGACATTTCATCGCTGGAAGGGTTTCGGCGACATCGCGGCACTGGTTCCGATCGCCGTCATCGATCGGCCGGGCTTCACCCTCGCCGCTCCGTGCGCCAGAGCCGCGTCGGTCCTCGGGCGATACCGGGTGCCCGAGAGGGACGCACCGAGACTCGCGAGCATGATCCCCCCAGCCTGGATCTACCTGCACGGGCCGCGTTCCGACCTGTCCTCGACCGCGATCCGGCGGACTGCGGGCGTGAACGCCCCGTGA
- the rsfS gene encoding ribosome silencing factor: MGTNGSETTALARAENLRALALGCLDEMKAEETIEIDLVGKTSLADTMIITSGRSQRHVGAIADKIIQDMKDQGFGTARVEGMPACDWVLIDAGDVLVHIFRPEVRGFYNLEKMWGADRPVGRMAG; this comes from the coding sequence ATGGGAACCAACGGTTCCGAGACCACCGCCCTCGCCAGGGCAGAGAATCTGAGAGCGCTCGCCCTCGGTTGCCTCGACGAGATGAAGGCCGAAGAGACCATCGAGATCGATCTCGTCGGCAAGACCTCGCTGGCCGACACGATGATCATCACCTCGGGCCGCTCCCAGCGCCACGTCGGTGCCATCGCTGACAAGATCATCCAGGATATGAAGGATCAGGGCTTCGGCACGGCCCGTGTCGAGGGTATGCCGGCCTGCGACTGGGTGCTGATCGATGCGGGCGACGTGCTCGTGCACATCTTCCGGCCCGAGGTCCGCGGCTTCTACAACCTTGAGAAGATGTGGGGCGCCGACCGTCCGGTCGGCCGCATGGCCGGCTGA
- the rlmH gene encoding 23S rRNA (pseudouridine(1915)-N(3))-methyltransferase RlmH yields MRLLVAAVGRLKAGPERELAARYRERGGQIGRALGFSACDIVEIPESRARRAPDRCAEEGAQILAQCQAGGIVLAYDERGRSDLASEALASRIGGWRDSGKPTFTVVIGGADGLDGSVRNRADLILSFGAATLPHGLVRVLALEQLYRSLTILAGHPYHRGGPDGHEAA; encoded by the coding sequence TTGAGGCTCCTCGTCGCCGCCGTCGGGCGGCTGAAGGCCGGCCCCGAGCGCGAGCTTGCCGCGCGCTACCGGGAGCGCGGCGGCCAGATTGGCCGAGCACTCGGCTTCTCCGCCTGCGACATCGTCGAAATCCCCGAGAGCCGGGCGCGTCGCGCACCTGACCGTTGCGCGGAGGAGGGCGCCCAGATCCTCGCCCAATGCCAGGCCGGGGGCATCGTGCTCGCGTACGACGAGCGCGGGCGCTCGGATCTCGCGAGCGAGGCTCTCGCGTCGCGCATCGGTGGTTGGCGCGATTCGGGCAAGCCGACATTCACCGTCGTGATCGGCGGTGCCGACGGACTCGACGGGAGCGTACGCAACCGCGCCGACCTCATACTCTCTTTCGGCGCGGCGACGCTGCCGCACGGTCTCGTGCGCGTTCTTGCCTTAGAACAGCTTTATCGCTCGCTCACGATCCTAGCCGGACATCCCTATCATCGCGGTGGTCCGGACGGGCATGAGGCGGCATAG
- a CDS encoding murein hydrolase activator EnvC family protein, with the protein MARERRLRLSGCIGLALLAAPLHARSQQPEAPDQDKIRQATEERDRRAENLKRIEAALAASGNARAQFESEIAAIGGDRAKLNAALLDATRQAQATEDRMSRLEERLRTLGASESAIRRSLDARRGVIAEILAALQRMGRRPPPAVLVQPEDVLAVIRTSMLLGAVVPELRGEAETLASDLAELVRLRGLIAADKEGLRTDLAGWAKEQQRLNALITTRRARLAEVESGLAAERLRAAELGVQARSLKDLVDRMQGEVTAARRAAEEARNAELREVRQTQERFAAAGFKDPARLAPKVRFVEARGDLPKPVSGRLSRGFNQPDGNGGMTRGISLSTRPKAVVSSPADGWVSFAGPFRSYGRLLIINAGDGYYLLLAGMDQINVEVGQFVLAGEPVASMGEGASGPAAGDGDRGDPVLYVEFKKDGGSIDPEPWWARGPSEKVRG; encoded by the coding sequence ATGGCGCGCGAGAGGCGGCTCAGGCTTTCAGGATGCATCGGGCTCGCGCTCCTCGCGGCTCCGCTCCACGCGCGCTCGCAACAGCCCGAGGCGCCCGACCAGGACAAGATCCGACAGGCCACGGAGGAACGGGACCGGCGCGCCGAGAACCTCAAGCGCATCGAGGCGGCGTTGGCGGCCTCTGGCAACGCGCGCGCGCAATTCGAGTCCGAGATCGCGGCGATCGGCGGGGACCGGGCGAAGCTGAACGCCGCGCTTCTCGACGCCACGCGCCAAGCCCAGGCCACCGAGGATCGGATGAGCCGGCTGGAGGAGCGCTTGCGTACCCTCGGCGCCAGCGAGTCGGCGATCCGCCGGTCGCTCGACGCGCGACGCGGTGTCATCGCCGAGATCCTCGCGGCCCTGCAGCGCATGGGACGGCGTCCGCCGCCGGCCGTGCTCGTTCAGCCCGAGGACGTGCTCGCGGTCATCCGCACCTCGATGCTTCTGGGGGCTGTCGTGCCGGAGCTCCGCGGCGAGGCCGAGACGCTCGCAAGCGACCTCGCCGAACTCGTGCGCCTGCGCGGGCTCATCGCTGCCGACAAGGAAGGGCTGAGGACCGACCTCGCCGGATGGGCGAAGGAACAGCAGCGCCTCAACGCACTGATCACGACGCGCCGGGCTCGCCTCGCCGAAGTCGAGAGCGGGCTCGCCGCCGAGCGCCTGCGCGCGGCCGAGCTCGGCGTGCAGGCAAGGTCTCTGAAGGATCTCGTTGACCGGATGCAGGGCGAGGTCACGGCCGCCCGCCGGGCGGCGGAGGAGGCGCGGAACGCTGAATTGCGCGAGGTGCGCCAGACTCAGGAGCGTTTCGCAGCGGCGGGCTTCAAGGATCCGGCCCGCCTGGCACCGAAGGTGCGTTTCGTGGAGGCCCGCGGCGATCTGCCTAAGCCCGTCAGCGGGCGCCTCTCGCGCGGCTTCAACCAGCCGGACGGCAACGGCGGGATGACGCGCGGCATTTCGCTCTCGACCCGTCCGAAGGCCGTCGTGTCATCACCGGCGGACGGGTGGGTGTCCTTCGCCGGACCGTTCCGTTCGTACGGCCGTCTCTTGATCATCAATGCGGGCGATGGCTACTATCTGTTGTTGGCAGGAATGGATCAGATCAACGTCGAGGTCGGCCAGTTCGTGCTCGCCGGGGAGCCGGTGGCGAGCATGGGCGAGGGGGCATCAGGCCCGGCGGCCGGTGATGGTGACCGCGGCGATCCCGTCCTGTACGTCGAGTTCAAGAAAGACGGCGGCTCCATTGACCCGGAGCCTTGGTGGGCGAGAGGCCCCAGCGAGAAGGTTCGCGGATAA